In Shewanella sp. GD04112, the sequence ATTTTATGGTTGTCGGCGCGACTCCGGAGCAAATGCAGCAGTTAGGTTATCGCCAGGTAGGTAAAGACTTCCCAGTCTTTTTGCACCCTAAAACCCAACAAGAATATGCATTAGCACGCACAGAGCGCAAAGTCGGCCTCGGCTATGGCGGTTTCAGCTGTTACGCCAGTCCGGATGTCACCCTAGAGCAAGACCTGCTGAGACGCGATTTAACCATTAATGCCATCGCCCAAGATGAGGCGGGTAACTTGTACGATCCTTACCATGGCATCGCCGATATCAACGCGCGTAAGCTGCGACATGTGTCGGTCGCCTTTGCCGAAGATCCGCTGCGAGTATTAAGGGTTGCCCGCTTTGCCGCACGTTTTCATGACTTAGGTTTCGAGATTGCCGATGAAACCATGGCATTAATGCAGCACATGAGCCAAACCGAGGAGTTAACCGCCCTTACCCCAGAGCGCGTCTGGCAAGAAGTCGATAAGAGTCTTGGCAGCCCTCACCCAGAAGTCTTTTTCGAGGTGCTACGCCAATGTGGCGCCTTGAATATTCTTTTCCCTGAGATTGAGGCGCTTTTTGGTGTGCCACAACCTGAAAAATGGCACCCAGAGATAGATACGGGTTTGCACACTATGTTGGTGTTAGCTCAAGCCACCGCTCTGACAGAGGAAAAAGCCGTGCGTTTTGCCGCCCTAGTGCATGACTTGGGTAAAGCATTAAGCCCTAAAGAGCATTGGCCTAAACACCATGGTCATGGA encodes:
- a CDS encoding multifunctional CCA addition/repair protein, translated to MKIYLVGGAVRDSLLNLPIKDKDFMVVGATPEQMQQLGYRQVGKDFPVFLHPKTQQEYALARTERKVGLGYGGFSCYASPDVTLEQDLLRRDLTINAIAQDEAGNLYDPYHGIADINARKLRHVSVAFAEDPLRVLRVARFAARFHDLGFEIADETMALMQHMSQTEELTALTPERVWQEVDKSLGSPHPEVFFEVLRQCGALNILFPEIEALFGVPQPEKWHPEIDTGLHTMLVLAQATALTEEKAVRFAALVHDLGKALSPKEHWPKHHGHGQKGLPVIKSLCERLRIPNEYRDLALLVSDQHQNVHQAFELRSETIIKLFDKADFWRKPERLEQLLLACLADMRGRTGFEHHAYPQGDYLSACFLAANTVDVKAIIAAGFQGVQIKQALNSKRIEVVERVKLNWQQSQAKQTP